A stretch of Episyrphus balteatus chromosome 2, idEpiBalt1.1, whole genome shotgun sequence DNA encodes these proteins:
- the LOC129912077 gene encoding protein tipE isoform X3 codes for MRSMRSSSGSISIHSPTASTNSLAGSKVSLNSSRTKSMHNEDEQEIETFLEKAKFYTSLCLGTTAILSVFAFLFLIPFVVDPAISTIIADYDPVPVTCIVIDHIYAEGIKNCTWSSCREGCTSSMIKCHQLYVNYTRIPFDEWQKNPRDLDTVVWDVSYTKFLINSEGCGYPPMTNCSIFAKQYGPVGRPFACYYSRAYPEVVIGRYSWEDNLKHLVLSLIIPNVLFAISIGVLSYWYCPCCDKACNKSSRVYAEKFPTKEDS; via the exons atgagaagTATGAGGAGCTCAAGCGGATCAATATCAATACACAGCCCAACGGCATCAACAAACAGTTTGGCTGGCAGTAAAGTCAGTCTCAATAGCAGTCGAACAAAATCAATGCACAATGAAGACGAACAGGAAATTGAAACCTTTTTAGAAAAGGCAAAATTTTACACATCTTTGTGCCTAG GAACGACAGCAATATTATcggtttttgcatttttgtttttaatcccTTTTGTTGTGGACCCAGCAATATCAACAATTATTGCAGATTATGACCCAGTACCTGTAACGTGCATTGTTATCGATCACATTTATGCAGAAGGCATCAAAAATTGCACATGGAGCTCATGTAGGGAAGGATGCACCTCATCAATGATTAA GTGCCATCAATTATACGTGAATTACACACGAATTCCATTTGATGAATGGCAAAAGAATCCCAGAGACTTGGATACAGTTGTTTGGGATGTAAGCTAtacaaagtttttaataaattccgAAGGCTGTGGTTACCCCCCAATGACAAATTGTAGTATTTTTGCCAAGCAATATGG TCCTGTGGGAAGACCGTTTGCTTGTTACTACAGCAGAGCCTATCCAGAAGTCGTTATAGGTCGATATTCATGGGAAGATAATCTCAAACATTTGGTTTTATCTCTaataataccaaatgtattattTGCAATATCAATTGGTGTCTTGAGTTATTGGTATTGTCCGTGTTGTGACAAGGCGTGTAATAAATCATCTAGAGTGTATGCTGAAAAGTTTCCAACTAAAGAAGA CTCGTAA
- the LOC129912077 gene encoding protein tipE isoform X1, which yields MRSMRSSSGSISIHSPTASTNSLAGSKVSLNSSRTKSMHNEDEQEIETFLEKAKFYTSLCLGTTAILSVFAFLFLIPFVVDPAISTIIADYDPVPVTCIVIDHIYAEGIKNCTWSSCREGCTSSMIKCHQLYVNYTRIPFDEWQKNPRDLDTVVWDVSYTKFLINSEGCGYPPMTNCSIFAKQYGPVGRPFACYYSRAYPEVVIGRYSWEDNLKHLVLSLIIPNVLFAISIGVLSYWYCPCCDKACNKSSRVYAEKFPTKEEKLLCRSDDEDDLEY from the exons atgagaagTATGAGGAGCTCAAGCGGATCAATATCAATACACAGCCCAACGGCATCAACAAACAGTTTGGCTGGCAGTAAAGTCAGTCTCAATAGCAGTCGAACAAAATCAATGCACAATGAAGACGAACAGGAAATTGAAACCTTTTTAGAAAAGGCAAAATTTTACACATCTTTGTGCCTAG GAACGACAGCAATATTATcggtttttgcatttttgtttttaatcccTTTTGTTGTGGACCCAGCAATATCAACAATTATTGCAGATTATGACCCAGTACCTGTAACGTGCATTGTTATCGATCACATTTATGCAGAAGGCATCAAAAATTGCACATGGAGCTCATGTAGGGAAGGATGCACCTCATCAATGATTAA GTGCCATCAATTATACGTGAATTACACACGAATTCCATTTGATGAATGGCAAAAGAATCCCAGAGACTTGGATACAGTTGTTTGGGATGTAAGCTAtacaaagtttttaataaattccgAAGGCTGTGGTTACCCCCCAATGACAAATTGTAGTATTTTTGCCAAGCAATATGG TCCTGTGGGAAGACCGTTTGCTTGTTACTACAGCAGAGCCTATCCAGAAGTCGTTATAGGTCGATATTCATGGGAAGATAATCTCAAACATTTGGTTTTATCTCTaataataccaaatgtattattTGCAATATCAATTGGTGTCTTGAGTTATTGGTATTGTCCGTGTTGTGACAAGGCGTGTAATAAATCATCTAGAGTGTATGCTGAAAAGTTTCCAACTAAAGAAGA AAAACTTCTGTGTCGCAGCGATGACGAAGATGATCTggagtactaa
- the LOC129912074 gene encoding uncharacterized protein LOC129912074, with product MGKKKVPSEDLIVPPQDNRICGTICICQMTLVLSSVALVYLTVAIYMPSTRAFKSGIDTTPVMCTTTRAVNKDNCEWGSCGEWCLSKTSGACIQIYVNLRNNGTNLTFQNCTNSANKTCYGIDQERADKARCINDECKNLTGTFNCTAGQCLNITDAFECVFKNSDQPLKCSGRRGKINCMDISGLFSCIRGTCRKIRTPYNCDRRCVDIPTRNKNVVILSGDKVYLSQCQNAINSETEEEVWNESADNVVMASCYFIKNTSDKVEAVDCINGSVLENNMLTDLTNFTYLSYLHVAVSSPIAEIAPPDVDLTISNESRLMINLEGCVNTLQDECRDFLKDFGRDGSDHNARARFPCFYAPTKKEIVVARFDLEVTYQQFVIASTVPTVLFVVSCIILILCQKTVYVGDDAKMRFKGCVDTDTILAKNNMGSQSNLGDTGGGGGDEVMAL from the coding sequence ATGGGTAAGAAAAAGGTACCCAGCGAGGATCTAATTGTCCCACCGCAGGACAATCGCATATGTGGCACAATATGCATTTGCCAAATGACTTTGGTCCTAAGCTCTGTCGCATTGGTCTATTTGACTGTTGCCATTTATATGCCATCGACAAGAGCTTTCAAGAGCGGAATTGACACCACCCCGGTCATGTGCACAACAACACGTGCTGTCAACAAGGACAACTGTGAATGGGGCTCGTGCGGAGAATGGTGTTTGAGTAAAACATCTGGCGCCTGCATTCAGATTTATGTCAATTTGCGAAACAATGGCACCAATTTAACATTTCAAAATTGCACCAATTCAGCAAATAAAACTTGCTATGGCATCGATCAGGAGCGTGCTGACAAGGCGCGTTGCATTAATGATGAATGTAAAAATTTGACTGGAACATTCAATTGTACAGCTGGACAGTGCCTCAATATAACTGATGCCTTTGAATGTGTGTTCAAGAATAGTGACCAACCGTTGAAGTGTTCAGGACGTAGGGGCAAAATCAATTGCATGGATATAAGTGGATTGTTTTCGTGTATTCGTGGGACATGTCGGAAAATACGGACCCCGTACAATTGTGATCGGAGGTGTGTTGATATTCCAACTAGAAACAAAAATGTGGTGATATTAAGTGGAGATAAGGTGTACCTGTCGCAGTGTCAGAATGCGATAAATTCCGAAACGGAAGAGGAAGTGTGGAACGAATCGGCGGATAACGTAGTAATGGCATCGTGTTACTTTATCAAAAACACCTCGGACAAAGTTGAAGCGGTGGATTGTATAAATGGCTCGGTGCTAGAGAATAATATGCTGACGGATTTGACGAATTTCACATATCTCAGCTATTTGCATGTGGCTGTGTCGTCGCCGATTGCTGAGATTGCCCCACCCGACGTTGATTTGACTATATCGAACGAGTCTCGTTTGATGATTAATTTGGAGGGCTGTGTGAATACCCTACAGGATGAATGCCGTGATTTCTTGAAGGATTTCGGTCGTGATGGTAGCGATCATAATGCTCGAGCCCGTTTCCCATGCTTTTATGCCCCAACCAAGAAGGAAATCGTTGTGGCACGTTTCGATTTGGAAGTGACGTATCAACAGTTTGTCATTGCCTCGACTGTACCCACCGTATTATTTGTGGTTTCGTGCATTATTTTGATTCTATGTCAAAAAACTGTCTATGTTGGGGATGATGCGAAAATGCGGTTCAAAGGATGTGTCGATACGGATACGATTTTGGCCAAGAATAATATGGGTTCGCAAAGCAATTTGGGTGATACTGGCGGAGGAGGAGGCGATGAGGTTATGGCACTATGA
- the LOC129912077 gene encoding protein tipE isoform X2, protein MRSMRSSSGSISIHSPTASTNSLAGSKVSLNSSRTKSMHNEDEQEIETFLEKAKFYTSLCLGTTAILSVFAFLFLIPFVVDPAISTIIADYDPVPVTCIVIDHIYAEGIKNCTWSSCREGCTSSMIKCHQLYVNYTRIPFDEWQKNPRDLDTVVWDVSYTKFLINSEGCGYPPMTNCSIFAKQYGPVGRPFACYYSRAYPEVVIGRYSWEDNLKHLVLSLIIPNVLFAISIGVLSYWYCPCCDKACNKSSRVYAEKFPTKEDIPKSIKFS, encoded by the exons atgagaagTATGAGGAGCTCAAGCGGATCAATATCAATACACAGCCCAACGGCATCAACAAACAGTTTGGCTGGCAGTAAAGTCAGTCTCAATAGCAGTCGAACAAAATCAATGCACAATGAAGACGAACAGGAAATTGAAACCTTTTTAGAAAAGGCAAAATTTTACACATCTTTGTGCCTAG GAACGACAGCAATATTATcggtttttgcatttttgtttttaatcccTTTTGTTGTGGACCCAGCAATATCAACAATTATTGCAGATTATGACCCAGTACCTGTAACGTGCATTGTTATCGATCACATTTATGCAGAAGGCATCAAAAATTGCACATGGAGCTCATGTAGGGAAGGATGCACCTCATCAATGATTAA GTGCCATCAATTATACGTGAATTACACACGAATTCCATTTGATGAATGGCAAAAGAATCCCAGAGACTTGGATACAGTTGTTTGGGATGTAAGCTAtacaaagtttttaataaattccgAAGGCTGTGGTTACCCCCCAATGACAAATTGTAGTATTTTTGCCAAGCAATATGG TCCTGTGGGAAGACCGTTTGCTTGTTACTACAGCAGAGCCTATCCAGAAGTCGTTATAGGTCGATATTCATGGGAAGATAATCTCAAACATTTGGTTTTATCTCTaataataccaaatgtattattTGCAATATCAATTGGTGTCTTGAGTTATTGGTATTGTCCGTGTTGTGACAAGGCGTGTAATAAATCATCTAGAGTGTATGCTGAAAAGTTTCCAACTAAAGAAGA cataccaaaatcaatcaaatttagctaa